One window of Macrococcus sp. 19Msa1099 genomic DNA carries:
- a CDS encoding cytochrome c oxidase assembly protein, with the protein MQHNSATFIVIGLILALWYSNMYLKDRSWPLHRLLLWIAGLIFGASVMVEPFASMMHHRFDYHMYGHLLLGMLSPLLLVLSRPVTLLLKTSSVNFSRKVSRLMQSRYVSFISHPVTALILNIGGLWVLYRTPLFSLMHESMLVYYLVHLHIFLAGYLFTSVILAFEPMMHRYSFKLRSIVLIVSIALHQILSKSFYPYPPVGVEKIDAEKGAMIMYYGGDVIELIIIYLLCRNWYYSVRPNKHLIIQRKPEDR; encoded by the coding sequence ATGCAGCATAATAGTGCTACTTTTATTGTAATTGGATTAATCCTTGCGCTTTGGTATAGCAATATGTACTTAAAAGATCGAAGCTGGCCATTACACAGACTTTTATTATGGATAGCTGGTCTTATTTTTGGAGCGAGTGTTATGGTAGAACCATTTGCTTCAATGATGCACCATCGCTTTGATTATCATATGTACGGTCATTTATTGCTTGGGATGCTTTCACCACTATTACTTGTACTTAGCAGACCAGTTACGCTGTTATTAAAGACGAGTTCTGTTAACTTTAGTAGAAAAGTGTCGCGTTTGATGCAATCTAGATACGTTTCTTTTATATCACATCCAGTGACTGCGCTTATACTAAATATAGGCGGATTATGGGTGCTCTATCGTACCCCATTATTTTCTCTTATGCATGAATCGATGTTAGTTTATTATCTGGTACATCTTCATATATTTTTAGCAGGCTATCTTTTTACAAGTGTGATTCTTGCTTTCGAACCGATGATGCATAGATATTCATTTAAGTTGAGATCTATTGTACTCATCGTATCTATTGCATTACATCAGATATTATCTAAGTCGTTTTATCCTTATCCTCCCGTTGGCGTCGAGAAGATAGATGCAGAAAAAGGAGCGATGATTATGTACTATGGAGGAGATGTCATAGAACTTATTATCATCTATTTGTTATGTCGAAATTGGTATTACTCTGTGAGACCCAATAAACATTTAATAATACAAAGAAAACCTGAAGATAGATGA
- a CDS encoding FAD-dependent oxidoreductase has product MHNGNLYWPHTYVKEDYNDSLEAEYDVVIIGGGMSGALCAYRFSKAGYRTLIVEQHEIGSGSSAANTGLMQYMSDKLLHECVEDFGVLEAYHFYKASKEGLQDIGEISKLLHPDVNFIQRDSLFYASKKKHRQTIIDEYNALKRYGFPAEYVADERLKSEYGINKHNALITREDAEINPYIYVNELVKYAHTHYNLHCIEHCELTSYKAYDDIIECKLADRKVLAKHLIMTTGYAKNKITKKFIHREAFVASYAVVTKPIHNNFWKDKVMIWESARPYLYIRHVPGNRVLIGGLDESTDKIPSKRHIDKRGKQLIKAFNKLFSNIEVEMDYAYGARFGETKDGKPFIGKLEDNAEVYGLYGYGGNGTVYSSFGSKLLLDMIDGKYNPLSEIFKLKR; this is encoded by the coding sequence ATGCATAACGGAAATTTGTATTGGCCCCATACATATGTGAAAGAAGATTATAATGATAGTTTAGAAGCGGAATATGATGTTGTGATTATCGGTGGAGGGATGAGTGGTGCACTTTGTGCTTACCGTTTCTCGAAAGCAGGATATCGCACGCTTATTGTTGAACAACACGAAATAGGTAGCGGTAGTAGTGCTGCAAATACAGGATTAATGCAATATATGAGTGATAAACTGCTGCATGAATGTGTTGAGGATTTTGGAGTATTAGAAGCTTATCATTTTTATAAAGCGAGTAAAGAAGGTTTACAAGACATCGGAGAGATTTCAAAGTTACTGCATCCGGATGTTAATTTTATACAAAGGGATAGTTTATTCTATGCATCTAAGAAAAAACATCGACAAACGATTATAGATGAATACAATGCATTGAAACGCTATGGTTTTCCGGCGGAATATGTGGCAGATGAACGGTTGAAATCAGAATATGGAATAAATAAGCATAACGCACTGATAACTCGTGAAGATGCTGAGATTAATCCATATATATATGTTAATGAACTCGTTAAATATGCACATACACATTACAATCTCCATTGTATTGAGCATTGTGAACTTACTTCTTATAAAGCATATGATGATATTATTGAATGTAAACTTGCGGACCGAAAAGTATTGGCAAAACATCTAATAATGACAACTGGCTATGCTAAAAATAAGATAACAAAAAAATTTATTCATAGAGAAGCATTTGTAGCCAGTTATGCTGTAGTAACAAAACCGATTCATAATAATTTCTGGAAAGATAAAGTGATGATCTGGGAATCTGCCAGACCATATCTATATATAAGACATGTCCCAGGAAATAGAGTGTTGATTGGCGGTCTAGATGAGTCTACAGATAAAATTCCATCAAAGCGACATATTGACAAAAGAGGGAAACAATTAATAAAAGCATTTAATAAGTTGTTTTCTAATATAGAAGTAGAGATGGATTATGCATATGGAGCACGCTTTGGTGAAACAAAAGATGGGAAACCGTTTATCGGCAAGCTAGAAGATAATGCTGAAGTTTATGGTCTATATGGTTACGGAGGAAATGGGACTGTGTAT